A region from the Neomonachus schauinslandi chromosome 2, ASM220157v2, whole genome shotgun sequence genome encodes:
- the NKX3-2 gene encoding homeobox protein Nkx-3.2 encodes MAVRGANTLTPFSIQAILNKKEERGGLPAPEGRPVPGGTAVAVSEAPAVCCWRLFGETDAGALGGAEDSLLASPAGTRTAAGRTAESLVCWDSDSALSEENEGGRRCADAPGASGAGRAGGTLGLGQPVCELPAAKDLEEEAAGRSDSEMSASVSGDRSPRAEDDAVGPGSARVPALCSGTSGGGGPAGGAEEEEEPAAPKPRKKRSRAAFSHAQVFELERRFNHQRYLSGPERADLAASLKLTETQVKIWFQNRRYKTKRRQMAADLLASAPAAKKVAVKVLVRDDQRQYLPGEVLRPPSLLPLQPSYYYPYYCLPGWALSTCAAAAGTQ; translated from the exons ATGGCTGTGCGCGGCGCCAACACCTTGACGCCCTTCTCCATCCAGGCAATCCTCAACAAGAAAGAAGAGCGCGGCGGGCTGCCCGCGCCAGAGGGGCGCCCGGTACCCGGGGGCACCGCGGTGGCAGTGTCTGAGGCGCCCGCTGTCTGCTGCTGGCGACTCTTCGGGGAGACAGACGCGGGCGCTCTGGGGGGCGCGGAGGACTCTCTGCTGGCGTCGCCTGCCGGGACCAGAACGGCTGCGGGGCGGACCGCGGAGAGCCTGGTTTGTTGGGACTCGGACTCGGCGCTGAGCGAGGAGAACGAGGGCGGGCGGCGCTGTGCGGACGCGCCGGGAGCCAGCGGGGCCGGCCGTGCAGGGGGGACGCTGGGCCTCGGCCAGCCGGTCTGCGAGCTGCCCGCCGCCAAGGACCTGGAGGAGGAAGCCGCAGGCCGGAGCGACAGCGAGATGTCGGCCAGCGTCTCAG GCGACCGCAGCCCTAGGGCCGAAGACGACGCTGTTGGCCCGGGAAGTGCACGCGTGCCGGCGCTGTGCAGCGGAACCAGCGGCGGCGGCGGACCGGCGGGCGgcgcggaggaggaggaggagcccgcCGCGCCCAAGCCGCGCAAGAAGCGCTCGCGGGCCGCCTTCTCCCACGCGCAGGTCTTCGAGCTGGAGCGCCGCTTCAACCACCAGCGCTACCTGTCCGGGCCGGAGCGCGCCGACCTGGCCGCGTCGCTGAAGCTCACCGAGACGCAGGTGAAGATCTGGTTCCAGAACCGTCGCTACAAGACCAAACGCCGGCAGATGGCCGCCGACCTGCTGGCGTCAGCGCCCGCCGCCAAGAAGGTGGCGGTGAAAGTGCTGGTGCGCGACGACCAGAGACAGTACTTGCCCGGCGAGGTGCTGCGGCCACCCTCGCTGCTGCCACTGCAGCCCTCCTACTATTACCCTTACTACTGCCTCCCCGGCTGGGCCCTGTCCACGTGTGCAGCCGCCGCGGGCACCCAGTGA